A portion of the Gorilla gorilla gorilla isolate KB3781 chromosome X, NHGRI_mGorGor1-v2.1_pri, whole genome shotgun sequence genome contains these proteins:
- the LOC101144987 gene encoding melanoma-associated antigen D4 isoform X1 produces the protein MAEGSFSVQSENYSVEDMDEGSDEVGEEEMVEGNDYEEFGAFGGYGTLTSFDIHILRAFGSLGPGLRILSNEPWELENPVLAQTLVEALQLDPETLANETAARAANVARAAASNRAARAAAAAARTAFSQVVASHRVATPQVSGEDTQPTTYAAEAQGPTPEPPLASPQTSQMLVTSKMAAPGAPATSAQSQTGSPAQEAATEGPSSACAFSQAPCAREVDANRPSTAFLGQNDVFDFTQPAGVSGMAFPRPKRPAPAQEAATEGPSAASGVPQTGPGREVAATRPKTTKSGKALAKTRWVEPQNVVAAAAAKAKMATSIPEPEGAAAATAQHSAEPWARMGGKRTKKSKHLDDEYESSEEERETPAVPPTWRASQPSLTVRAQLAPRPPMAPRSQIPSRHVLCLPPRNVTLLQERANKLVKYLMIKDYKKIPIKRADMLKDVIREYDEHFPEIIERATYTLEKKFGIHLKEIDKEEHLYILVCTRDSSARLLGKTKDTPRLSLLLVILGVIFMNGNRASEAVLWEALRKMGLRPGVRHPFLGDLRKLITDDFVKQKYLEYKKIPNSNPPEYEFLWGLRARHETSKMRVLRFIAQNQNRDPREWKAHFLEAVDDAFKTMDVDMAEEHARAQMRAQMNIGDEALIGRWSWDDIQVELLTWDEDGDFGDAWARIPFAFWARYHQYILNSNRANRRATWRAGVSSGTNGGASTSVLDGPSTSSTIRTRNAARAGASFFSWIQHR, from the exons ATGGCTGAGGGAAGCTTCAGCGTGCAATCGGAAAACTACAGTGTTGAAGACATGGATGAGGGTAGCGACGAAGTCGGGGAGGAAGAGATGGTTGAAGGCAACGACTATGAAGAATTCGGTGCGTTTGGTGGCTATGGCACCCTCACCAGCTTTGACATCCACATCCTGAGAGCCTTCGGAAGCTTGGGTCCAGGCCTTCGCATCTTATCG AATGAGCCCTGGGAACTGGAAAACCCTGTGCTGGCCCAGACCCTGGTGGAGGCATTGCAGCTGGATCCGGAAACACTTGCCAATGAGACGGCCGCCCGTGCTGCCAACGTAGCCCGCGCCGCCGCCTCCAACCGTGCGGCTCGGGCCGCTGCCGCCGCTGCCCGTACCGCCTTCAGTCAGGTGGTCGCTAGCCACCGGGTGGCCACGCCGCAGGTCTCAGGAGAGGATACCCAACCCACGACCTACGCCGCCGAGGCTCAGGGGCCCACCCCTGAGCCACCCCTTGCTTCTCCGCAGACCTCCCAGATGTTAGTCACCAGTAAGATGGCTGCCCCCGGGGCTCCGGCAACCTCCGCACAGTCCCAGACAGGCTCCCCGGCCCAGGAGGCTGCTACTGAGGGCCCTAGTAGCGCCTGTGCTTTCTCTCAGGCTCCGTGTGCCAGGGAGGTGGACGCCAACCGGCCCAGCACAGCCTTCCTGGGCCAGAATGATGTCTTTGATTTCACTCAGCCGGCAGGTGTCAGTGGCATGGCCTTCCCGCGCCCCAAGAGACCTGCCCCAGCCCAAGAGGCTGCCACAGAGGGCCCTAGTGCTGCCTCTGGTGTGCCCCAGACGGGACCTGGCAGGGAGGTGGCAGCCACCCGGCCCAAGACCACCAAGTCGGGGAAGGCGCTGGCCAAGACTCGGTGGGTGGAGCCTCAGAATGTTgtggcagcagctgctgccaAGGCCAAGATGGCCACGAGCATCCCTGAGCCGGAGGGTGCAGCTGCTGCCACTGCTCAGCACAGTGCTGAGCCCTGGGCCAGGATGGGAGGCAAGAGGACCAAGAAG TCCAAGCACCTGGATGATGAGTATGAGAGCAgcgaggaggagagagagactcCCGCGGTCCCACCCACCTGGAGAGCATCACAGCCCTCATTGACGGTGCGGGCTCAGTTGGCCCCTCGGCCCCCGATGGCCCCGAGGTCCCAGATACCCTCAAGGCACGTACTGTGCCTGCCCCCCCGCAACGTGACCCTTCTGCAGGAGAGG GCAAATAAGTTGGTGAAATACCTGATGATTAAGGACTACAAGAAGATCCCCATCAAGCGTGCAG ACATGCTGAAGGATGTCATCAGAGAATATGATGAACATTTCCCTGAGATCATTGAACGAGCAACGTACACCCTGGAAAAG AAGTTTGGGATCCACCTGAAGGAGATCGACAAGGAAGAACACCTGTATATTCTTGTCTGCACACGGGACTCCTCAGCTCGCCTCCTTGGAAA AACCAAGGACACTCCCAGGCTGAGTCTCCTCTTGGTGATTCTGGGCGTCATCTTCATGAATGGCAACCGTGCCAGCGAGG CTGTCCTCTGGGAGGCACTACGCAAGATGGGACTGCGCCCTGG GGTGAGGCACCCATTCCTCGGCGATCTGAGGAAGCTCATCACAGATGACTTTGTGAAGCAGAA GTACCTGGAATACAAGAAGATCCCCAACAGCAACCCACCTGAGTATGAATTCCTCTGGGGCCTGCGAGCCCGCCATGAGACCAGCAAGATGAGGGTCCTGAGATTCATCGCCCAG AATCAGAACCGAGACCCCCGGGAATGGAAGGCTCATTTCTTGGAGGCTGTGGATGATGCTTTCAAGACAATGGATGTGGATATGGCTGAGGAACATGCCAGGGCCCAGATGAGGGCCCAGATGAATATCGGGGATGAAGCGCTGATTGGACGGTGGAGCTGGGATGACATACAAGTCGAGCTCCTGACCTGGGATGAGGACGGAGATTTTGGCGATGCCTGGGCCAGGATCCCCTTTGCTTTCTGGGCCAGATACCATCAGTACATTCTGAATAGCAACCGTGCCAACAGGAGGGCCACGTGGAGAGCTGGCGTCAGCAGTGGCACCAATGGAGGGGCCAGCACCAGCGTCCTAGATGGCCCCAGCACCAGCTCCACCATCCGGACCAGAAATGCTGCCAGAGCTGGCGCCAGCTTCTTCTCCTGGATCCA GCACCGTTGA
- the LOC101144987 gene encoding melanoma-associated antigen D4 isoform X2, translating to MAEGSFSVQSENYSVEDMDEGSDEVGEEEMVEGNDYEEFGAFGGYGTLTSFDIHILRAFGSLGPGLRILSNEPWELENPVLAQTLVEALQLDPETLANETAARAANVARAAASNRAARAAAAAARTAFSQVVASHRVATPQVSGEDTQPTTYAAEAQGPTPEPPLASPQTSQMLVTSKMAAPGAPATSAQSQTGSPAQEAATEGPSSACAFSQAPCAREVDANRPSTAFLGQNDVFDFTQPAGVSGMAFPRPKRPAPAQEAATEGPSAASGVPQTGPGREVAATRPKTTKSGKALAKTRWVEPQNVVAAAAAKAKMATSIPEPEGAAAATAQHSAEPWARMGGKRTKKSKHLDDEYESSEEERETPAVPPTWRASQPSLTVRAQLAPRPPMAPRSQIPSRHVLCLPPRNVTLLQERANKLVKYLMIKDYKKIPIKRADMLKDVIREYDEHFPEIIERATYTLEKKFGIHLKEIDKEEHLYILVCTRDSSARLLGKTKDTPRLSLLLVILGVIFMNGNRASEAVLWEALRKMGLRPGVRHPFLGDLRKLITDDFVKQKYLEYKKIPNSNPPEYEFLWGLRARHETSKMRVLRFIAQNQNRDPREWKAHFLEAVDDAFKTMDVDMAEEHARAQMRAQMNIGDEALIGRWSWDDIQVELLTWDEDGDFGDAWARIPFAFWARYHQYILNSNRANRRATWRAGVSSGTNGGASTSVLDGPSTSSTIRTRNAARAGASFFSWIQ from the exons ATGGCTGAGGGAAGCTTCAGCGTGCAATCGGAAAACTACAGTGTTGAAGACATGGATGAGGGTAGCGACGAAGTCGGGGAGGAAGAGATGGTTGAAGGCAACGACTATGAAGAATTCGGTGCGTTTGGTGGCTATGGCACCCTCACCAGCTTTGACATCCACATCCTGAGAGCCTTCGGAAGCTTGGGTCCAGGCCTTCGCATCTTATCG AATGAGCCCTGGGAACTGGAAAACCCTGTGCTGGCCCAGACCCTGGTGGAGGCATTGCAGCTGGATCCGGAAACACTTGCCAATGAGACGGCCGCCCGTGCTGCCAACGTAGCCCGCGCCGCCGCCTCCAACCGTGCGGCTCGGGCCGCTGCCGCCGCTGCCCGTACCGCCTTCAGTCAGGTGGTCGCTAGCCACCGGGTGGCCACGCCGCAGGTCTCAGGAGAGGATACCCAACCCACGACCTACGCCGCCGAGGCTCAGGGGCCCACCCCTGAGCCACCCCTTGCTTCTCCGCAGACCTCCCAGATGTTAGTCACCAGTAAGATGGCTGCCCCCGGGGCTCCGGCAACCTCCGCACAGTCCCAGACAGGCTCCCCGGCCCAGGAGGCTGCTACTGAGGGCCCTAGTAGCGCCTGTGCTTTCTCTCAGGCTCCGTGTGCCAGGGAGGTGGACGCCAACCGGCCCAGCACAGCCTTCCTGGGCCAGAATGATGTCTTTGATTTCACTCAGCCGGCAGGTGTCAGTGGCATGGCCTTCCCGCGCCCCAAGAGACCTGCCCCAGCCCAAGAGGCTGCCACAGAGGGCCCTAGTGCTGCCTCTGGTGTGCCCCAGACGGGACCTGGCAGGGAGGTGGCAGCCACCCGGCCCAAGACCACCAAGTCGGGGAAGGCGCTGGCCAAGACTCGGTGGGTGGAGCCTCAGAATGTTgtggcagcagctgctgccaAGGCCAAGATGGCCACGAGCATCCCTGAGCCGGAGGGTGCAGCTGCTGCCACTGCTCAGCACAGTGCTGAGCCCTGGGCCAGGATGGGAGGCAAGAGGACCAAGAAG TCCAAGCACCTGGATGATGAGTATGAGAGCAgcgaggaggagagagagactcCCGCGGTCCCACCCACCTGGAGAGCATCACAGCCCTCATTGACGGTGCGGGCTCAGTTGGCCCCTCGGCCCCCGATGGCCCCGAGGTCCCAGATACCCTCAAGGCACGTACTGTGCCTGCCCCCCCGCAACGTGACCCTTCTGCAGGAGAGG GCAAATAAGTTGGTGAAATACCTGATGATTAAGGACTACAAGAAGATCCCCATCAAGCGTGCAG ACATGCTGAAGGATGTCATCAGAGAATATGATGAACATTTCCCTGAGATCATTGAACGAGCAACGTACACCCTGGAAAAG AAGTTTGGGATCCACCTGAAGGAGATCGACAAGGAAGAACACCTGTATATTCTTGTCTGCACACGGGACTCCTCAGCTCGCCTCCTTGGAAA AACCAAGGACACTCCCAGGCTGAGTCTCCTCTTGGTGATTCTGGGCGTCATCTTCATGAATGGCAACCGTGCCAGCGAGG CTGTCCTCTGGGAGGCACTACGCAAGATGGGACTGCGCCCTGG GGTGAGGCACCCATTCCTCGGCGATCTGAGGAAGCTCATCACAGATGACTTTGTGAAGCAGAA GTACCTGGAATACAAGAAGATCCCCAACAGCAACCCACCTGAGTATGAATTCCTCTGGGGCCTGCGAGCCCGCCATGAGACCAGCAAGATGAGGGTCCTGAGATTCATCGCCCAG AATCAGAACCGAGACCCCCGGGAATGGAAGGCTCATTTCTTGGAGGCTGTGGATGATGCTTTCAAGACAATGGATGTGGATATGGCTGAGGAACATGCCAGGGCCCAGATGAGGGCCCAGATGAATATCGGGGATGAAGCGCTGATTGGACGGTGGAGCTGGGATGACATACAAGTCGAGCTCCTGACCTGGGATGAGGACGGAGATTTTGGCGATGCCTGGGCCAGGATCCCCTTTGCTTTCTGGGCCAGATACCATCAGTACATTCTGAATAGCAACCGTGCCAACAGGAGGGCCACGTGGAGAGCTGGCGTCAGCAGTGGCACCAATGGAGGGGCCAGCACCAGCGTCCTAGATGGCCCCAGCACCAGCTCCACCATCCGGACCAGAAATGCTGCCAGAGCTGGCGCCAGCTTCTTCTCCTGGATCCAGTAA
- the LOC101147372 gene encoding putative uncharacterized protein FLJ39060 — MVDGRTRTIINDIFFTEPTPQMSSLPVRSHSSLSLNLISLMVICRGIIKLVIHFRMYCPPRLKAKHIEPTLRPVPLKELRISHWPNECIRHSASVPMATGANGLETKDETKRNAEKCACSVFL; from the exons ATGGTGGATGGCAGAACAAGGACTATCATCAATGACATTTTCTTCACTGAGCCCACCCCACAAATGAGCTCCCTTCCTGTGCGCTCTCACAGCTCCTTGTCGTTGAATCTCATATCACTGATGGTAATTTGCAGAGGAATAATTAAGTTGGTGATTCACTTTAGGATGTACTGCCCTCCGAGGCTGAAAGCTAAACACATAGAGCCCACGTTACGCCCAGTACCACTTAAGGAACTAAGGATTAGTCACTGG CCCAATGAATGCATCAGACACTCAGCTTCAGTTCCCATGGCAACAGGGGCTAATGGCCTAGAGACTAAAGATGAGACAAAGAGAAACGCAGAGAAATGTGCGTGTTCTGTCTTCCTCTGA